From Penicillium psychrofluorescens genome assembly, chromosome: 6, one genomic window encodes:
- a CDS encoding uncharacterized protein (ID:PFLUO_008599-T1.cds;~source:funannotate): MATPAIKPNHGATVPDVVAVGDAQESQTSWLNKQNINPEARIHLAKLSHMRYQHPDLDEISGFMLDFGMQIVKQTENEVWYRGYGPDHYVYYARKGPKQFLGGVFEAQTQEDFDRVTKLPTAGLVQDLSDAPGGGSSVTITDPEGYPCNIIFGQKPTDVQVSHQEKIVLNYAGEKSRRREFNRFEHGPAAVHKLGHFGLCTQKFDAQLEFYTSTFNIVPTDLLYIEKDGEKMIVTMFAHLDLGETHVDHHSFFLSTNPGSAHVHHCSFEVHDFDTQQLGHQWLAKKGYKSVWGVGRHVLGSQIFDYWWDTTGNIVEHYADGDLVNKESPIGYVHAGSESLAVWGPEVPAAFLG, from the exons ATGGCCACACCTGCAATCAAGCCCAACCACGGCGCTACGGTGCCAGATGTGGTCGCAGTGGGCGATGCTCAAGAGTCGCAGACGAGCTGGCTGAACAAGCAAAATATCAATCCAGAGGCCCGTATTCATCTGGCGAAACTGTCTCACATGCGCTATCAGCATCCTGATCTCGACGAGATTAGCGGTTTTATGCTTG ATTTTGGAATGCAAATTGTGAAACAGACAGAAAATGAGGTTTGGTATCGAGGATATGGTCCAGATCACTATGTCTACTATGCGCGCAAGGGGCCCAAGCAGTTTCTGGGTGGTGTTTTCGAGGCACAGACTCAGGAAGATTTCGATAG AGTGACAAAGTTGCCAACTGCGGGCTTAGTCCAGGATTTGAGCGATGCTCCTGGAGGAGGATCCTCGGTCACGATCACTGACCCAGAAGGATATCCATGCAATATCATATTTGGACAGAAGCCAACGGACGTGCAAGTGTCCCACCAGGAGAAGATTGTTTTAAACTACGCCGGTGAAAAATCTCGCCGACGCGAGTTTAATCGATTCGAGCAtggccctgctgctgtgcaCAAG CTTGGTCATTTTGGACTCTGTACTCAGAAATTCGATGCCCAGCTTGAATTCTATACGTCCACATTCAACATCGTCCCGACCGACCTTCTCTACATCGAGAAAGACGGCGAGAAAATGATCGTGACCATGTTCGCCCATTTGGATCTCGGCGAAACACACGTGGACCACCACTCATTCTTTCTAAGTACCAATCCTGGGTCTGCTCATGTACACCACTGCTCGTTCGAGGTGCATGATTTCGATacccagcagctcggccacCAGTGGCTGGCCAAAAAGGGGTACAAGTCTGTCTGGGGTGTCGGACGTCATGTTCTAGGTTCACAGATCTTCGACTACTGGTGGGATACCACTGGCAATATTGTAGAGCACTATGCAGACGGCGATCTTGTCAACAAAGAATCGCCTATTGGGTATGTGCACGCGGGCAGCGAGTCCTTGGCTGTGTGGGGACCCGAAGTCCCCGCTGCATTTTTAGGATAG
- a CDS encoding uncharacterized protein (ID:PFLUO_008594-T1.cds;~source:funannotate), producing the protein MPFRERVRRVFHRPSSSSSAEDKPKVQYYRRHEVPPSKFRGPFDKSHQKSLASWSFEGACVERSRSLDDLALSPCATNNLSDCYDGSDSGEAECSLDEIADSALPSFAASQSSTIVDLDSYGLSAAASAKTLVPGKAPFYDLPDDPIAQIKESVRFTSPALYALTPRIISPCLSPRGKQLPFAPEDLTRALIAVQICA; encoded by the exons ATGCCTTTCCGTGAAAGAGTTAGGCGGGTATTCCACCGTCCTTCCTCCTCTAGCAGTGCCGAGGACAAGCCCAAGGTCCAATACTATCGTCGCCACGAGGTGCCGCCGTCGAAATTCCGTGGCCCTTTTGACAAGAGCCACCAGAAAAGCCTGGCCTCTTGGTCCTTCGAGGGTGCCTGTGTCGAGCGATCACGGTCTTTGGACGACCTGGCTCTCTCGCCCTGCGCCACCAATAATCTATCGGATTGCTATGATGGCTCCGACAGCGGCGAGGCCGAATGCTCATTGGACGAGATAGCAGACTCAG CTCTTCCCTCGTTTGCGGCCTCGCAGTCCTCCACCATCGTCGATCTGGATAGTTACGGGTTGTCTGCGGCCGCTTCGGCCAAGACCCTCGTCCCGGGGAAAGCGCCGTTCTACGACCTTCCCGACGACCCCATTGCTCAGATCAAGGAGTCCGTCCGCTTCACCTCGCCCGCCCTATACGCCTTGACGCCCCGGATCATCTCGCCGTGTCTGTCGCCACGAGGAAAGCAACTTCCCTTCGCGCCAGAGGACCTGACTCGCGCTTTGATCGCTGTGCAGATCTGCGCGTAa
- a CDS encoding uncharacterized protein (ID:PFLUO_008597-T1.cds;~source:funannotate), translating into MFLNTRARSRSPFVGTRARRRRKTSKEERVCPVCAQAFNKAEHLARHLRSHTKEKPFKCSVCDKDFARQDTLLRHSRSHSVSNEARARQESRYIFAALDHERELGTKQLIPQDPITEPILPMSLQLDSRSMSNMVVPVSPPNSTSLDKHTPNLSGQEESSTCGTQITPLPSLFPLEAGDAWRNQGSPHPALWDYRLDQDWETLLTGDDFDLDAVNLSLLHATSDFVPASESIPEPSILRPHEQSISGIGNDPVKERANAIKRKWHTFSETFSSGQMSPDVSQQGSFIDEPYRKRLAERLQPFVQHGILPSTPFLDLCIQAYFSKFHPLFPVVHMPTFRPGTQNSVLLLSVCSAGSLIVGSTRATMHGISMFERLNKAILASWDSYVSKPWLSSLITLQAVLIAQTFGLLLGRPKDLAGIETWHGSIVAWARRAKLFHAEPSECNILDLTGEALENAWMNWIQTEVKKRIVIGLHIHDAELAKLHHHEPLLRHSLKRLPQISSNELFTAPNSIHWKTLVLETQTTHPTSSGCRLHSPTTTQPPIDKTAIPGDFALSGMLESISALACEHRDANTASPSCSTSITNCHDMLTKWYTQFHRSQQGKPSWLCLMMLWHSVFILLHVDVDALECAYGRDGADVAQRHRAYALSWVQSADAKRCLLHALLIQKSFESLPAGAESSIHVPMCLYYCGIVWSCFMCFAGDAEAGAGPVTVEAADSLHFAELLLPGVDGMGSFADQTRGLLPRRLATGSLFRIIDLLNRISHWKIARSLASTLLALVEETQDLL; encoded by the exons ATGTTCCTCAACACCAGAGCTAGGTCACGATCACCGTTCGTGGGGACAAGGgcccggcggcggcgtaAGACCTCCAAGGAAGAACGTGTGTGTCCTGTGTGCGCGCAGGCGTTCAACAAGGCCGAGCACCTGGCAAGACATCTCAGGTCGCATACCAAGGAGAAGCCGTTTAAATGTTCAGTCTGTGACAAGGATTTTGCTCGACA GGACACTCTCCTGAGACACTCCCGGTCTCATTCGGTCAGCAATGAGGCTCGCGCGAGGCAGGAATCACGTTATATATTTGCCGCTTTGGATCATGAAAGAGAGTTGGGCACAAAGCAATTGATTCCACAAGACCCAATCACAGAACCCATTCTACCTATGTCTCTCCAGCTAGACTCCAGGTCGATGAGCAATATGGTCGTTCCAGTCTCCCCTCCAAACAGCACATCCCTCGACAAACACACCCCAAATCTCTCCGGCCAAGAGGAAAGCAGCACTTGCGGTACTCAAATCACTCCGCTGCCCTCGTTGTTTCCTTTAGAAGCAGGAGATGCCTGGAGGAATCAGGGGAGTCCACATCCCGCGCTCTGGGACTACCGGCTGGACCAAGACTGGGAGACTCTGCTCACCGGAGATGACTTTGACTTGGATGCTGTGAATCTGTCTCTACTTCATGCGACGTCTGATTTTGTGCCCGCGAGTGAGTCAATACCTGAACCGAGTATCCTCCGACCGCACGAACAGTCCATATCGGGTATCGGCAACGACCCCGTCAAGGAACGGGCGAATGCCATTAAAAGAAAATGGCATACTTTCTCCGAGACTTTTTCCTCGGGCCAGATGAGCCCTGATGTATCCCAACAGGGCAGTTTCATCGACGAGCCCTATCGCAAACGACTAGCGGAGCGCCTTCAGCCCTTTGTCCAGCATGGGATTCTCCCTTCGACTCCATTCCTG GATCTTTGTATCCAAGCCTACTTTTCCAAATTTCACCCTCTGTTCCCTGTGGTGCACATGCCTACCTTCCGACCAGGTACTCAGAACTCAGTACTTCTACTCTCCGTCTGCTCAGCAGGTAGTCTAATTGTCGGTTCGACTCGAGCGACCATGCATGGCATTAGCATGTTCGAAAGGCTTAACAAAGCTATTCTGGCCTCG TGGGATTCCTACGTTTCAAAGCCATGGCTGTCATCTCTTATAACTCTTCAGGCTGTTCTTATAGCGCAGACCTTtggtctgctgctgggt AGACCCAAAGACCTAGCTGGGATTGAGACTTGGCACGGAAGTATTGTCGCT TGGGCGCGCAGAGCAAAGCTCTTCCACGCCGAACCCTCGGAATGCAATATCCTCGACTTGACAGGCGAGGCACTGGAGAACGCATGGATGAACTGGATCCAGACAGAAGTGAAGAAGCG TATCGTCATCGGCCTACATATCCATGACGCCGAACTCGCAAAACTCCATCACCATGAACCCCTCCTCCGGCACTCACTCAAGCGACTTCCCCAAATCTCATCGAACGAACTCTTCACTGCACCCAATTCAATCCACTGGAAAACACTCGTACTAGAAACACAAACGACACACCCCACTTCATCAGGGTGTCGGCTGCATTCTCCCACAACCACTCAGCCCCCCATCGATAAAACTGCCATACCCGGCGACTTTGCCCTCTCCGGGATGCTCGAATCAATCAGCGCTCTAGCCTGCGAGCACCGTGATGCCAACACCGCCTCGCCATCCTGCTccaccagcatcaccaactGCCACGACATGCTCACAAAATGGTACACCCAGTTCCACCGCAGCCAACAAGGTAAACCATCCTGGCTGTGCCTCATGATGCTATGGCACTCGGtcttcatccttctccacgTCGATGTTGACGCACTAGAATGTGCCTATGGCCGTGACGGTGCCGACGTAGCCCAGCGGCACCGTGCCTACGCGCTATCCTGGGTGCAATCCGCAGATGCGAAGCGCTGTCTCTTGCACGCGCTGctgatccagaagagctTTGAGTCTCTTCCCGCTGGCGCAGAGTCGTCAATCCATGTCCCCATGTGTTTGTACTACTGCGGCATTGTCTGGTCGTGTTTCATGTGCTTTGCGGgcgacgccgaggccgggGCGGGTCCTGTCACCGTTGAAGCGGCGGATTCCTTACATTTCGCGGAGTTGCTGCTTCCTGGCGTtgatgggatgggatccTTTGCTGATCAGACGCGTGGGTTGTTGCCCAGGCGTCTGGCTACGGGGTCGTTGTTTCGCATTATTGATCTGTTGAATCGTATCAGTCACTGGAAGATTGCACGGAGTCTGGCTTCAACGCTtttggcgctggtggaggagacGCAGGATTTATTATGA
- a CDS encoding uncharacterized protein (ID:PFLUO_008598-T1.cds;~source:funannotate) — MAAFKNLVRFSTGSQPHYGDLVAVTDNKYTVRKLKGTPFTTWEQTEEIVHVDTLETPIENTPIVLCIGLNYKQHAQEANLPIPKFPTVFTKPADALAGPFDAIDIHPDARELLDYEGELTVVIGRDAKNVSEEDALDYVLGYTAGNDVSARNFQVPEASGGQFCYAKSFDGFAPIGHAVAAAQDIPDPQKLQLTTKVNGVVKQETSTGDMIWSVRQIISHLSRGTTLRRGTLIMTGTPSGVGYFRKEFLKDGDIVEVEIQGVGATKNRIRHY; from the exons ATGGCTGCCTTTAAAAACCTCGTGCGGTTCTCCACTGGCTCGCAGCCCCATTATGGTGACCTGGTTGCAGTGACTGACAACAAGTACACCGTCCGAAAACTGAAGGGAACACCGTTCACGACTTGGGAGCAGACAGAAGAGATTGTCCACGTCGATACG CTGGAGACGCCGATTGAAAATACACCGATTGTCCTTTGTATCGGATTGAACTATAAGCAGCATGCCCAGGAAGCAAAT CTGCCGATTCCCAAGTTTCCTACAGTATTCACTAAGCCCGCTGATGCTCTTGCCGGTCCTTTTGATGCGATCGACATCCACCCTGATGCACGCGAGCTCCTCGATTACGAGGGCGAGCTCACAGTCGTGATCGGACGAGACGCCAAGAACGTATCAGAAGAAGACGCATTGGACTATGTTCTTGGTTACACGGCCGGAAACGACGTGTCTGCTCGTAATTTCCAAGTCCCAGAGGCCTCGGGAGGACAATTCTGCTACGCAAAATCATTCGACGGTTTCGCCCCCATTGGACATGCAGTCGCGGCTGCTCAGGATATCCCCGATCCGCAGAAATTACAATTAACCACCAAGGTCAACGGGGTGGTCAAGCAGGAGACCAGCACGGGCGACATGATTTGGAGTGTCCGACAGATCATCAGCCATCTTTCCCGCGGGACTACACTCCGGCGAGGCACTTTGATCATGACGGGAACTCCGTCAGGCGTGGGATATTTCCGGAAAGAATTTTTGAAAGACGGCGACATTGTCGAAGTGGAGATCCAAGGCGTCGGAGCGACCAAGAACCGAATCCGCCATTATTAG
- a CDS encoding uncharacterized protein (ID:PFLUO_008596-T1.cds;~source:funannotate) yields MPKKGGKKKNKGGKGPAAAAADKVADTAKTIVHPGHDVEDNIMYGEGKGDGVSETPAAATQTAEGAAPELSTKTPATAGPSVTETKQAETVTPKEKGTLQETVDKAQASKTGQIGKVDGGDGERTAVLPETTSKEPSFPAETYPSTSEVAAEESATSTAAPIGAAAPAGTTTSKTPGLTAAAETYPSASEVAAEESATSTAVPAGAAAGTSTLKTPGLTAAAENPAEVDAHAKRPYEKPIFSSDETKPPKMAKHEEEQARASAAALDKKTLAGAGPASTAAYTTPEPVPVKKAEEKKPEEKKDGKTKTDGKASPQAVAAAAAAVSSSKGTEKTGAAAPEAELKQPEPALKKGEEPKDQAPTTETVKEESAKAKDTKDAKDEPKNTEASATADAAEKKKGGFFARLKRMFK; encoded by the exons ATGCCCAAGAAAggtggcaagaagaagaacaagggcggcaagggccccgccgccgccgctgcagACAAGGTCGCCGACACCGCAAAGACCATCGT CCATCCCGGTCATGACGTCGAGGACAATATCATGTACGGTGAAGGCAAGGGCGATGGTGTCTCCGAGACTCCAGCTGCCGCGACGCAGACTGCTGAAGGCGCTGCTCCCGAGCTCAGCACCAAGACGCCCGCAACGGCTGGCCCATCTGTGACGGAGACCAAGCAGGCTGAGACGGTCACCCCCAAGGAAAAGGGCACCCTGCAAGAAACCGTGGATAAAGCTCAGGCCTCCAAAACCGGCCAGATCGGTAAGGTGGACGGAGGTGATGGCGAGCGAACTG CTGTTCTCCCTGAGACCACCTCCAAGGAACCCTCCTTCCCCGCCGAGACCTACCCTTCAACCTCCGAGGTTGCCGCTGAGGAGTCTGCCACATCGACAGCGGCCCCGATTGGAGCTGCCGCCCCCGCCGGCACAACTACCTCGAAGACCCCGGGACTGACGGCAGCTGCCGAGACCTACCCTTCAGCCTCCGaggttgccgccgaggagTCTGCCACATCGACAGCGGTCCCGGCTGGAGCTGCCGCGGGCACATCTACCTTGAAGACCCCGGGGCTGACGGCAGCTGCCGAGAATCCGGCTGAGGTGGATGCACACGCGAAGCGTCCGTACGAGAAgcccatcttctcatcgGACGAGACCAAGCCGCCCAAGATGGCCAAGCatgaggaggagcaggctcgcgccagcgccgccgctctcgacAAGAAGACCCTGGCTGGTGCTGGTCCTGCTTCGACAGCCGCGTACACAACCCCGGAGCCGGTCCccgtcaagaaggccgaggagaagaagccggaggagaagaaggacggcaagaccaagaccGATGGCAAGGCTTCGCCGCAAgccgtcgctgctgccgctgcggctgtttcttcctccaaagggacggagaagaccggtgctgctgctcccgaaGCTGAGCTGAAGCAGCCCGAGCCGGCGCTGAAGAAGGGTGAAGAGCCCAAGGACCAGGCGCCCACGACGGAGACTGTCAAGGAGGAGTCCGCCAAGGCGAAGGACACGAAGGACGCGAAGGACGAGCCCAAGAATACCGAGGCCTCCGCCACCGCTGACgctgccgagaagaagaagggcggaTTCTTTGCCCGCCTGAAGCGGATGTTCAAATAG
- a CDS encoding uncharacterized protein (ID:PFLUO_008591-T1.cds;~source:funannotate): MRVLPATLLVGAASAAAPPLQQVLGAGREQVETWSKQGTNAFSKPLEQIQDGLKSLSDEARQLWEEVSNYFPDSMEQAPMLSLPKPHTRLADSHWDHVVRGADVQSVWVTGESGTKEREIDGKLEAYDLRVKKVDPSALGIDPDVKQYSGYLDDNEEDKHLFYWFFESRNDPENDPVVLWLNGGPGCSSLTGLFMELGPSSINKKIEVVYNDYSWNSNASVIFLDQPVNVGYSYSGSSVSDTVAAGKDVYALLSLFFKQFPEYASQDFHIAGESYGGHYIPVFASEILSHKKRNINLKSVLIGNGLTDGLTQYEYYRPMACGDGGYPAVLDEGSCQSMDNALPRCQQMIESCYSSESSWVCVPASIYCNNALLAPYQRTGQNVYDVRGKCEDESNLCYKGMGYVSDYLNKAEVRKALGAEVDGYDSCNFDINRNFLFHGDWMKPYHRLVPELLEQIPVLIYAGDADFICNWLGNKAWSEALEWPGKSKFASAELEDLVIKDNEHTGKKIGQVKSHGNFTFMRLYGGGHMVPMDQPESSLEFFNRWLGGEWF, from the exons ATGAGAGTTCTGCCCGCTACGCTGCTGGTTGGAGCAGCTTCCGCCGCTGCCCCGCCTCTCCAGCAGGTCCTCGGTGCGGGAAGGGAGCAGGTGGAGACCTGGTCCAAGCAGGGTACCAACGCCTTCTCCAAGCCTCTCGAGCAGATCCAGGATGGCCTGAAGTCGCTGTCCGATGAGGCCCGTCAGCTCTGGGAAGAGGTCTCCAACTACTTCCCGGACTCCATGGAACAGGCCCCCATGCTGTCGCTGCCCAAGCCACACACTCGTCTCGCCGACTCGCACTGGGATCACGTGGTGCGTGGTGCTGATGTCCAGAGCGTCTGGGTGACTGGCGAGAGTGGCACCAAGGAACGTGAGATTGacggcaagctggaggccTACGACCTGCGTGTCAAGAAGGTGGACCCCAGCGCCCTCGGGATCGACCCGGATGTGAAGCAGTACAGTGGGTATCTGGACGATAACGAGGAGGATAAGCACCTGTTCTATT GGTTCTTCGAGTCCCGCAATGACCCCGAGAACGACCCCGTTGTTCTGTGGCTGAACGGCGGCCCCGGTTGCTCCTCGCTGACCGGTCTGTTCATGGAGCTGGGGCCTAGCTCTATTAATAAGAAGATAGAGGTAGTCTACAACGATTACTCGTGGAACTCGAACGCCTCGGTGATCTTCCTGGATCAACCCGTCAACGTTGGCTACTCCTACAGCGGCTCCTCCGTCAGCGACACCGTGGCTGCCGGCAAAGATGTCTATGCCCTGCTGTCCTTGTTCTTCAAGCAGTTCCCTGAATACGCTTCTCAGGACTTCCACATTGCCGGCGAGTCCTATGGCGGTCACTACATCCCTGTCTTCGCTTCCGAGATTCTTTCTCACAAGAAGCGCAATATTAACCTGAAGTCCGTCCTCATCGGAAATGGTCTGACCGATGGCCTCACCCAGTATGAGTACTACCGCCCGATGGCCTGCGGTGACGGTGGCTACCCGGCTGTTCTGGACGAGGGCAGCTGCCAGTCCATGGACAATGCCCTGCCCCGCTGCCAGCAGATGATTGAGTCCTGCTACAGCAGCGAGAGCTCCTGGGTTTGCGTTCCGGCCTCAATCTACTGCAACAACGCTCTCTTGGCCCCGTACCAGCGCACTGGTCAGAACGTCTACGACGTCCGCGGCAAGTGCGAAGACGAGAGCAACCTGTGCTACAAGGGCATGGGCTATGTCAGCGACTACCTCAACAAGGCGGAGGTGCGCAAGGCTCTGGGTGCCGAGGTCGACGGTTACGACTCTTGCAACTTCGACATCAACCGTaacttcctcttccacggcgACTGGATGAAGCCCTACCACCGCCTGGTGCCGGAGCTCCTCGAGCAGATCCCCGTCCTGATCTATGCGGGTGATGCCGACTTCATCTGCAACTGGCTGGGCAACAAGGCCTGGTCCGAGGCCCTCGAATGGCCCGGCAAGTCCAAGTTCGCGtccgccgagctggaggacctGGTCATCAAGGACAACGAGCACaccggcaagaagatcggCCAGGTCAAGTCCCACGGTAACTTCACCTTCATGCGCCTCTACGGCGGTGGTCACATGGTCCCCATGGACCAGCCCGAGTCTAGCCTGGAGTTCTTCAACCGCTGGCTGGGTGGCGAGTGGTTCTAA
- a CDS encoding uncharacterized protein (ID:PFLUO_008593-T1.cds;~source:funannotate): MLRFLRGLLCFSSPHTSTNDDPISEATHSANAIETSCLQCPSSRSQLPVLVRALSTSPLDSSTGTISSGTSTTAGSSADTKATECSTATESPSSSSEVLAKFPWPSLDTSTYTPLLQEDGTLQAPPHLSFGGYGSFGGRFAPESIMSFLYELDSFFEKSILDPSFWAEYASFQQTRATPLQVASKLTDLAGGATIWLKREDQNEYGSHKTRNIVGQLLLARRMGFIEIVTDCASAKHGSFTAAMCARLGLRCVVIMGSDDGRVQQEDILEMKLLGAKVLTACATSGLGTLRAAITEALRYSVCNHETAFYLMGSPVGPAPLPTLARTFQGLLGEEVAAQMQDAAGCQPDAVVTAVGGGSGAIGLFRPFLRNPAIRLVGVEAAKAAALTEGEVGVLQGSRTYLLQNSHGQIIDSHSISPDLNLSSVGPELAHWKNCGRIEISTATDADALAGLKTIQHHEGFLPGLDSSHAVSRTIDLARELGPGKNLVLLVTGSDNIDLSGLGVV; this comes from the coding sequence ATGCTCCGATTTCTGCGCGGACTGCTTTGCTTTTCCTCTCCTCATACTTCTACCAACGACGATCCGATCTCAGAAGCCACACACAGCGCCAATGCCATCGAAACAAGCTGTCTTCAATGCCCCAGCTCGCGTTCACAGCTGCCTGTTCTAGTTAGGGCTCTTTCGACTTCACCCTTGGACAGCTCGACTGGTACTATCAGCTCAGGTACCTCTACTACTGCAGGCTCGTCTGCAGACACCAAGGCCACAGAATGTTCAACGGCCACTGAGAgcccttcctcgtcttccgAGGTGCTGGCCAAGTTTCCCTGGCCATCGCTTGACACTAGCACATACACCCCACTCCTGCAGGAGGATGGCACGCTCCAAGCGCCTCCACATCTATCATTCGGTGGATACGGGTCGTTTGGGGGCCGTTTCGCTCCTGAGTCGATCATGAGCTTTCTCTACGAGCTTGACTCCTTCTTCGAAAAAAGCATCCTAGACCCGTCATTCTGGGCCGAGTATGCTAGTTTTCAGCAAACGCGGGCGACCCCACTACAAGTGGCGAGCAAGCTCACAGACCTAGCCGGGGGTGCCACCATCTGGCTGAAGCGCGAGGACCAGAACGAGTACGGTAGCCACAAGACGCGCAACATTGTCGGTCAGCTCCTGCTGGCACGCCGCATGGGCTTCATTGAGATCGTTACCGACTGTGCATCAGCCAAGCATGGCAGCTTCACGGCGGCCATGTGCGCGCGCCTTGGTCTGCGCTGCGTGGTGATAATGGGCTCCGACGATGGCCGCGTCCAGCAGGAAGATATCCTCGAAATGAAGCTGCTGGGGGCTAAGGTGCTAACAGCCTGTGCAACCTCCGGTCTAGGCACGCTTCGCGCCGCTATCACAGAAGCGTTGCGCTATTCAGTCTGTAACCACGAAACGGCATTTTACCTAATGGGTAGTCCAGTGGGTCCAGCTCCTCTGCCGACCCTAGCACGGACGTTTCAAGGACTCTTAGGCGAGGAGGTCGCGGCCCAGATGCAAGATGCTGCTGGCTGTCAACCTGATGCTGTCGTCACCGCCGTGGGCGGCGGGAGTGGCGCCATTGGACTGTTCAGACCATTCCTTCGGAATCCTGCCATCCGTCTCGTGGGTGTCGAGGCCGCAAAGGCAGCTGCCCTAACAGAAGGCGAGGTCGGCGTCCTCCAGGGCTCGCGCACTTATTTGCTTCAGAACAGCCACGGCCAGATCATTGATTCACATTCCATCTCACCAGACTTGAACCTCTCCAGCGTGGGGCCTGAGCTTGCACATTGGAAGAACTGCGGCCGGATTGAAATCTCGACCGCCACGGACGCGGATGCCCTGGCTGGATTGAAAACTATTCAACACCACGAGGGATTTTTGCCTGGCCTAGACTCGAGTCACGCGGTAAGCAGGACCATCGATCTCGCGAGGGAACTCGGTCCGGGTAAGAATCTCGTGTTGCTGGTGACCGGGTCTGATAACATTGACCTCAGTGGGCTGGGGGTTGTTTGA
- a CDS encoding uncharacterized protein (ID:PFLUO_008592-T1.cds;~source:funannotate) yields MPINQPSNQIKFTNVSVVRLKKGKKRFELACYKNKLLEYRSGAEKDLDNVLQVPTIFLSVSKAQTAPSAELAKAFGAGTPADEVRQEILRKGEVQVGERERKDILERVEKEVLDIVSGRLVDPNTKRVYTPGMISKALDQLSSASGQMQQQGGEANGTDEDKPAQPKKPLWTGVSPNRSAKSQALDAMKALIAWQPIPVMRARMRLRVTCPVSLLKQAVKAAPGAASNKEKEAPSGGKKSSKKGNKGSKKAAKGDDSDMEAGGSEAEGAPKTPGTVKDKITSYIESIESQEVSGDEWEVIGFAVPGAYKGLNDFIGNETRGRGRVEVLDMSVTHED; encoded by the exons ATGCCTATCAATCAACCCTCCAACCAGATCAAGTTCACCAATGTGTCCGTCGTCCGGCTAAAGAAGG GCAAAAAACGGTTCGAGCTCGCCTGCTATAAGAACAAGCTACTAGAATACCGGTCTGGCGCAGAGAAAGACCTCGACAATGTCCTCCAAGTCCCAACTATCTTCCTATCCGTGTCCAAGGCGCAGACAGCCCCATCTGCCGAACTAGCCAAAGCGTTTGGTGCCGGCACCCCCGCAGATGAGGTGCGTCAGGAGATTCTCCGCAAGGGTGAGGTGCAAGTGGGTGAGCGCGAGCGCAAAGACATTCTCGAGCGAGTCGAGAAGGAGGTGCTTGATATCGTCTCAGGCCGACTAGTCGACCCCAACACCAAGCGCGTGTACACACCGGGGATGATTTCCAAAGCGCTGGACCAACTGAGTTCGGCCAGCGGACAGATGCAACAGCAAGGCGGCGAGGCCAACGGGACGGACGAGGACAAGCCTGCTCAACCCAAGAAACCGCTGTGGACCGGAGTGTCCCCCAACCGGTCTGCGAAGAGTCAAGCACTCGATGCCATGAAGGCGCTCATCGCCTGGCAGCCAATCCCCGTTATGCGGGCTCGGATGCGCCTTCGGGTCACTTGTCCCGTATCGCTGTTGAAGCAAGCGGTCAAGGCAGCCCCGGGCGCGGCGTCAAacaaggagaaagaggcCCCATCGGGCGGCAAAAAATCCAGCAAGAAGGGCAACAAGGGCTCTaagaaggctgccaaggGCGATGATTCAGACATGGAAGCCGGCGGCTCTGAGGCGGAGGGTGCACCGAAGACACCGGGTACAGTTAAGGACAAGATCACGAGCTACATTGAATCGATTGAGTCGCAGGAAGTCAGCGGGGATGAGTGGGAGGTGATTGGGTTTGCCGTTCCTGGAGCATACAAGGGACTGAACGACTTCATCGGCAATGAGACTCGGGGAAGGGGACGAGTGGAGGTGTTGGATATGTCGGTGACCCACGAGGACTGA